Part of the Mus caroli unplaced genomic scaffold, CAROLI_EIJ_v1.1 scaffold_12080_1, whole genome shotgun sequence genome, TTTCAAGAAAGTAAATAACAGCAAATATGTAAGACATTTGACCtccctctggtctctgcacaAGTTTCCATGACCAATGTAACAATTCACAAATAAGTATGCCtacatcaaataaatacatacatacacatataaaacaacatcaacaacaattCTAGGTTGGATTGATTTTCAAAATACTTTCACAATGCTTGAAATATAGCCACATTAAATTTGCACAAATTTGCCATGTTTTAATAAGTGCATGACAGACAATAATGTGAAATCTAAGTATTTCTCCTTAAAAATTTGGCCAGTGATTTTTTTACTTGCTTATTCCTCAGACTGTAGATAATTGGGTTGAGTACAGGAATTATGATGGTGTAAAATACAGAGTCCATCATATCTTCATCATTTACTTGTGGAGATACAGGGCGAACATACATGAAGAGGAGAGGGCCATAgtacaaagaaacagagaggagatgGGCTCCACAGGTGGAAAACGCTTTCTTTATGCTTTTGATAGATTTCTGCTTTAGGATAGAAAATAGAACAAGTGTATAAGAGACAAGGATAGTTGTAATTGTGAATACCTGAATGGAACCAGAGAAAATAAAGAGCATCAGGTAATTGAGAGAAGGGTCATTACAGGAAATCTTTAACAGTGGTATAACATCACAATAAAAGTGGTTTATTATGTGAGAGCTACAGAAAATTAATCTGAATAAAAAGCCTTTATGAACTAAAGCATGAATACATCCACCTAAAAGGGACAATGTTAAAAGACATACACAGAGTCTATTTGTCATGATCACTGGGTAGAGTAAAGGTTTGCATATGGCTACATAGCGATCGTAGGCCATTGCTgccaaaagaaaacattctgtgGTTGCACTCACTACAAATGAAAAAAACTGTATCATGCATTCAGAGAAAGAGATCAGTTTACTCTTGGCAAAAAAGTCTTGTAGCATCCTTGGAGTCACTGTGGATGATAACCAAGTATCCACAAAAGCTAAAGTCCCAAGAAATAAGTACATAGGGATGTGAAGGTGACGGTCATTCCAGATGAGAGTGATCAGACCAAGGTTGCCCACAATGGTGATGAGATAAATGACCAAGAACAGCAGGAACAGGGGGATTTTCCACTGGGGCCGATGAACAAGTCCTGAGAGAACAAACTGAATGAGCAGTGTTGTGTTGTCCATTTGCATGTCCTCACTGAATGTCTCTGAAATGAAAAATGACTGATGTCACACAGCATTCACTAAAATTCGTAGAGTAAAATGTTGGGTAGTAGAATTTAAAACACAACTCTGTAATTAGCAGGTTTGCCAAGAAATTTCATTTCATATCACTACATATGATGAAAACTTTTCTTCAGAGTGAAGAAAGTACTTCATTTTTCCAATAAAGATTTGaactttttaatgtatttaaagaaaagataccttttaaattttctgtgcaGTGTATGAAATTACAAGTTGGCTAGGTGTAAAAGTTCTGTACTTATGTAATAGGGTCATAATcaaggaaagaaatgttttaagaatCTAGATTATACAATGATTTCAACTGAAGGGTCTTAATCAATTCAAATACTTTAATTTAATAAAGTGAAATATTACAATCTATAGTATCTTGGAAATTTCTTTCATAATTAATTATAAGGAAGTTGAGAAAATCAGGTTCTggtaaggaaaataaaagtcaatAATATAGAAAAACTCTTAACATACATAGACTCTCCTACGTATTACAGAGTTGTCTGGGAACATATATGCAAATTATAGATTGTAAAATCATAAGTTGGTTTAGGAGTTTATTAACAAGAATCTGATGACCAAACTTTATGAAATGTTCACAGGTGCTAATAAATGCAAATACTGTTATTGAAACGTCTGACTTGGCCTCATGGATAACtataaaacacataaatttgAAAGGACTTATATAAAGCTACTATTATACAGTGACATACCACATAAAACCTGTGTTCAATGGCATGAACATAACATTTGTTGACTATGAGTATGATCTTTAAAATGGGATGCACCATTAAGATACACTATTCTCTTAGCCATTATCACTGAACATGAATGGTGCATTTAGTAGTATTAGTTTACTGAAGGTTTAACACAAGTGACCAAGTATGACTGACTGTGTTTTGCCACCCAATTATTCTGATACTGcagaatttctattttaaaaccaATGATTTCCAGAGTCCATGTTACTTCAAAGTAAACAAAGGAAAGACATGGTAATTATACAAACCAGAATTGAACTAGATATTTGAGGAATATAGTTTTAATGAGGGGAAAGTTAATAAGAATATAACAGATAAATATGGTGTCAGAAGGCAAAATAAAGGATCTTTAGGAACAAATGGCAAGATATCCCTGACAGTTGAGGTTAACAAAATGTTAGTGGCTTGGTGAAAGTAGTTTTCTGAGTGTAATCTGAAAATAGCAGGAAATGATGAGGATGAGAGGGCCATGCAGTGATGCTCTGTGTTCTGAAAAGTATGGGGAGAGCTGGCATTTGTTTGTTGCCCTACCTGTTCCCTTTAGAACAtctaaggaaaagtgattataCAAAGCACAAAGAAGTGAGAGTAGAGAAGAGGAAAGCACTAACAAGGGAAAAACCACAACTGACATGAAATGAGACACTTggatagataaaaagaaataaaatgtaggaAATGAAGCAGGCAGTGCTTTAATGAAGATAGATTTACctagaaaaagggagagaaaatattGTCAAAAAGCAATATAGGACTGAAAATTTAGAATGCCTCTTTCtatttaaaagcacacacacaaacatatatagtaacacatatatacttaaatacatataaatatatactctctatataatacatatacaacacacacacacatatatatatattgcacacagacatacacacaggcatatataggtgtgtgtgtatatatatatgtgtgtgtgtgtgtgtgtgtgtgtgtgtatgtgtgtgtatgtatatatatatgtagtatgtatgtatgtatgtatatatgtatgtatttatgtatgtctgtatgtatgtatatacacatacatatatctccCTAAATACATGAGACTATtttgagagagaacatgagactatttggagaaagaagagaaagaggaaatgatataaatatactatagtcctccaaattaaaaataaaaaggtaaataaaagcTTATTTAAATGCACACTTGAaatacatatagaaaaacaaatttctGATGCTTCATTTTCAGTGTTGTTTTTAGCTTTGTTGTTTATTAACTATTATTGATcttgaaaaaacattttttaataaaaatcaaaatatattttctctagagcatatatttaaaaacagacacattaagTTTGAGCACATTATATTTTTGTACTTGGAGTATTTAAATGTATGTGGTCATTGGATGAGATTTTTTATGCTGGATTTATATGATGCATTTTTTatgtc contains:
- the LOC110288686 gene encoding olfactory receptor 187-like; this encodes MQMDNTTLLIQFVLSGLVHRPQWKIPLFLLFLVIYLITIVGNLGLITLIWNDRHLHIPMYLFLGTLAFVDTWLSSTVTPRMLQDFFAKSKLISFSECMIQFFSFVVSATTECFLLAAMAYDRYVAICKPLLYPVIMTNRLCVCLLTLSLLGGCIHALVHKGFLFRLIFCSSHIINHFYCDVIPLLKISCNDPSLNYLMLFIFSGSIQVFTITTILVSYTLVLFSILKQKSIKSIKKAFSTCGAHLLSVSLYYGPLLFMYVRPVSPQVNDEDMMDSVFYTIIIPVLNPIIYSLRNKQVKKSLAKFLRRNT